The following nucleotide sequence is from Mesobacillus jeotgali.
AAAACCAATATAATGGCAGCGGTCACCACACGGATGGCCACAATCTCCATGGCACTGAACCCGGCACTATTCAGACCTTTAACAAAAAAACCAATCAGGCCCCACATTGCCGCAGCAAATGCGATCATAAAATAAGGCAATTTCCCGTACATACATTCACCACACTAACAAAAAGCGTAAGCGCCTTGGTCAGCCCCGACATGCGCTGGAGGGCCGACCGGTGAAGTCGTTCTTTGACTTCAGTGGGCGGATCGAAGCGTCTCGAGGGGCTAGGCGCTGGAGCTGGATTTAAAAAACTTATATAGTTATCCACAAGGAATTATTTTATTAATTCCCTTCTGAAAGAAAAGATGGCAGGAAGGCTGCCATCTTATTTTCTAAAAAAGGGTCTTACTAGACCAGCTGGTATACTTTATTGTATTTTTCGTATAAATAATCTACTAAGTACTGAGCATTGAGTCCCTCTCCAGTTACATCAGTCAATATTTCAAGAGGTTTTTTCATCTTTCCATGCTTATGGACTTTCTCAGTCATCCACTCTTTAATGTGCTGAAGGTTTCCTTGTTCGAGGAGTTCCTCATAGTCAGGCAAATCTTTGAGCATGGCATTCTTGAACTGCGCTGCATACATATAGCCTAAAGCATAGGATGGGAAGTAGCCAAAGCTGCCTCCTGCCCAGTGTACATCCTGGAGCACACCCTGTGCATCATTTTCCGGCCTGATGCCGAGATACTGTTCGTATTTATCATTCCAGATCTGCGGAAGGTCCTTTACTTCAATCTCATCATTGAACAAGCCTTTTTCAATTTCATATCGTACCATAACATGCAGTGGATATGTCAGCTCATCTGCCTCGATCCTGATTAAGCTTGGCTTTGACTCATTGACAGCACGATAGAAATCCTCAACGTCCACTCCGGAAAACTGGCCGTCTGAATATTCCTGCAGCAGGCTGTAGTTATGCTTCCAGAAGGAGTAGTTGCGCCCCACAAAGTTCTCATAGAAAAGCGACTGTGATTCATGAATGCCCATTGAAGTGCCAGAACTTAAAGGAGTTCCGATTAGCTCTTCAGAAATGTTTTGTTCATAAAGAGCGTGGCCTCCTTCATGAATGGTACCAAAAACAGCTGTCCTGAAATCTGCTTCATCATATTTCGTCGTAACCCTAACATCTCCAGGGTTCAATCCCATCGCAAATGGGTGAACCGTTTCATCTAGGCGGCCAGCATCAAAATCATATCCCATTTGCTTTAGGATCTCTAGGCTGAAAGCACGCTGCTTTTCTTTAGGAAAATGCTTAAAAAGGAACTCTGTTTCAGGTTTGGCAGTTGAACTGGAAATCTGCTGTACAAGCGGGACAATTTTTTCACGAAGGTCTCCAAACACCTGATCCAAAACCTCAACAGTTACTCCAGGTTCATACATATCGAGCAAGGTGTTGTATTTATTCCCTTCATATCCCCAGTAACCAATGAATCTCTTAGTGGTATCCACCAATTTTTCAAGATACGGTCTGAACATTTCAAAATCCGACTCTGCTT
It contains:
- a CDS encoding carboxypeptidase M32; its protein translation is MSEVMQTEKRFLDYVKKMAAYGEALSLIYWDLRTGAPKKGAGQRSEVIGVLSSELFNMSTSEEMASYIARLSNETSLSEITRKTLDECRKDYDRNKKIPAEEYREYVILQSKAETVWEEAKAESDFEMFRPYLEKLVDTTKRFIGYWGYEGNKYNTLLDMYEPGVTVEVLDQVFGDLREKIVPLVQQISSSTAKPETEFLFKHFPKEKQRAFSLEILKQMGYDFDAGRLDETVHPFAMGLNPGDVRVTTKYDEADFRTAVFGTIHEGGHALYEQNISEELIGTPLSSGTSMGIHESQSLFYENFVGRNYSFWKHNYSLLQEYSDGQFSGVDVEDFYRAVNESKPSLIRIEADELTYPLHVMVRYEIEKGLFNDEIEVKDLPQIWNDKYEQYLGIRPENDAQGVLQDVHWAGGSFGYFPSYALGYMYAAQFKNAMLKDLPDYEELLEQGNLQHIKEWMTEKVHKHGKMKKPLEILTDVTGEGLNAQYLVDYLYEKYNKVYQLV